The Neobacillus sp. OS1-2 genome includes a window with the following:
- a CDS encoding NADPH-dependent FMN reductase — translation MKIVAIVGSNRKQSINKKLVAFMKERYRDKVDIEILPIGNLPMYNQDDELTPSEVVTEIKKRVAESDGVLIATPEYNHSIPAFLKNALDWFSRVDKVMIKKPVMVVGATPGVMGTIRAQLHLRQILHALGALTLPGNEVLINAALEKIDTEGNMTHEPTLAFLDTVMDNFMDWVEKTKYL, via the coding sequence ATGAAAATAGTTGCTATCGTGGGAAGTAATCGGAAACAATCGATTAATAAAAAACTTGTTGCGTTTATGAAGGAACGTTATCGTGATAAAGTTGATATTGAAATTTTACCGATTGGAAATTTACCAATGTACAACCAAGATGATGAATTAACTCCGTCGGAAGTCGTTACGGAAATCAAAAAAAGGGTTGCAGAAAGTGATGGTGTCCTCATCGCCACTCCAGAATACAATCATTCCATTCCTGCTTTTTTAAAAAATGCGCTTGACTGGTTTTCACGAGTAGACAAAGTCATGATCAAGAAACCAGTCATGGTGGTAGGTGCGACGCCAGGTGTGATGGGAACTATTAGAGCGCAGCTTCATCTACGACAAATATTGCATGCATTGGGAGCCCTAACTTTGCCAGGTAACGAAGTCCTAATCAATGCCGCATTAGAAAAAATAGATACAGAGGGCAACATGACACACGAACCGACCCTCGCATTTCTTGATACTGTAATGGATAACTTTATGGATTGGGTTGAAAAAACAAAATATCTATAA
- a CDS encoding CoA pyrophosphatase, with translation MELEKVLGKLNGHSPKILGSETFSKYAVMVPLLQKEDGIHVLFEVRSLELRRQPGEICFPGGRMDADDLDEASTAIRETVEELGIDKEQISGVYPLDYMISPFGMMLYPFAGYINRPEDIQPNPAEVGEIFTVPLSFLIENDPEIHHVQLKAEPEKSFPYDLIPGGENYKWRTRGIEEYFYRYNNRAIWGLTARILAHFIEIIR, from the coding sequence ATGGAGTTGGAAAAGGTTTTAGGCAAATTAAATGGTCATTCACCTAAAATCCTTGGAAGTGAAACATTTTCAAAATATGCTGTCATGGTGCCATTGCTGCAAAAGGAGGATGGGATTCATGTGTTATTTGAGGTCCGTTCCCTTGAATTAAGAAGGCAGCCCGGAGAAATTTGTTTTCCAGGGGGAAGAATGGATGCTGACGATCTCGATGAAGCAAGCACAGCCATTCGTGAGACGGTTGAGGAATTAGGCATTGATAAAGAGCAGATTTCGGGCGTGTATCCCCTGGATTATATGATTTCACCTTTTGGAATGATGCTCTATCCTTTCGCGGGATACATTAATAGGCCTGAGGACATTCAGCCCAATCCTGCGGAGGTTGGCGAGATATTTACGGTCCCACTCTCTTTTTTAATTGAAAATGATCCTGAAATCCATCATGTTCAATTAAAAGCAGAACCGGAGAAAAGTTTTCCGTATGATTTAATACCCGGCGGTGAAAATTACAAATGGCGCACCAGAGGGATTGAGGAATATTTTTACCGCTATAATAATCGGGCGATTTGGGGGCTAACCGCAAGGATCCTTGCTCATTTTATTGAAATCATTCGCTAA
- a CDS encoding homogentisate 1,2-dioxygenase — translation MYYRQMGKVPHKRHTMLKKDDGSLYREQVMGTRGFSGTQSILYHHFMPTEVVKAEMIGSYLPEYEEQQSLRHRHFFTSQIGVQGDALKARTYLLGNQDLLIGTANVTAEMKHFYRNGDGDEMLFIHHGRGKLETMFGTISYRPGDYLVIPIGTIFRIIPDENERTKMLFVESFSQITTPRRYRNEYGQLLEHSPFCERDIRGPEMLATFAEKGEFEVVTKSRGMISSHILGHHPFDVVGWDGYLYPWAFNIEDFEPITGRVHQPPPVHQTFEGNNFVVCSFVPRLYDYHPQAIPAPYYHSNVNSDELLYYVEGNFMSRKGVKEGSITLHPSGIPHGPHPGKTEASIGKKETLELAVMIDTFHPLKIVKSAQNIEDTAYMYSWHEKKE, via the coding sequence ATGTATTACCGTCAAATGGGAAAGGTTCCCCATAAACGACACACCATGTTGAAAAAAGACGATGGCAGCTTGTATAGAGAGCAGGTGATGGGAACAAGGGGGTTTTCAGGAACACAATCGATTTTGTACCACCATTTTATGCCAACGGAAGTGGTAAAGGCAGAAATGATTGGCAGCTATTTACCGGAATATGAAGAGCAGCAGTCGTTAAGGCACCGGCATTTTTTTACTAGTCAAATAGGGGTGCAGGGTGATGCACTAAAAGCAAGGACCTATTTATTAGGTAATCAGGATTTACTGATTGGAACAGCGAACGTGACGGCAGAAATGAAACATTTTTACCGCAATGGCGACGGAGATGAAATGCTTTTCATTCATCATGGCAGAGGGAAGCTCGAGACAATGTTCGGGACGATTTCCTACCGGCCGGGTGATTACCTAGTGATTCCAATTGGGACCATTTTTCGGATAATCCCGGATGAAAATGAAAGGACAAAAATGCTTTTTGTAGAATCCTTTAGTCAAATTACGACTCCAAGGCGCTACCGGAACGAATATGGTCAGCTCTTAGAACACAGCCCATTCTGTGAGCGTGATATCCGCGGCCCAGAAATGTTGGCGACGTTTGCTGAAAAAGGAGAGTTTGAGGTAGTTACAAAATCAAGAGGGATGATTTCATCGCATATACTCGGACACCATCCTTTCGATGTGGTTGGCTGGGACGGCTATTTATATCCGTGGGCTTTTAATATCGAGGATTTTGAACCAATTACTGGCCGAGTTCATCAGCCACCACCAGTCCATCAAACATTCGAAGGGAATAATTTTGTTGTCTGTTCCTTTGTGCCACGTTTGTATGATTACCACCCGCAAGCTATCCCAGCTCCGTATTATCACAGCAATGTCAACAGTGACGAACTCCTCTATTACGTCGAGGGTAACTTCATGAGCCGTAAAGGGGTGAAAGAGGGTTCGATCACATTACATCCAAGTGGGATCCCGCATGGTCCACATCCCGGGAAAACGGAAGCGAGTATTGGCAAAAAGGAAACATTGGAGCTGGCCGTAATGATTGACACCTTCCATCCTCTGAAAATTGTAAAGTCGGCACAAAACATTGAAGACACTGCATATATGTATTCTTGGCATGAAAAGAAGGAGTAA
- a CDS encoding fumarylacetoacetate hydrolase family protein has product MKFVTFAKKDGSIRAGWLADEDHVVDMKEASGGTLPDNLVNFLDHSEEFMKIVNHFNPSGQTGIYRMSDIQLKAPLPVPRSFRDFYAFEQHVKTARENRGQEMIPEWYEIPVFYFSNHLAIKGPEEGIVKPKECEWLDYELEIACIIGKEGRDIPRDRADEYIFGYCILNDWSARDLQRKEMKVGLGPAKGKDFSTSIGPWIVTKDELKPFKAGNGFNLSMHARVNGILLSEGNMKDLYYSFAEMIARASQDVTLYPGEMIGSGTVGTGCILELGEEIHRWLEPGDEVELEIEQIGVLKNTIITGNEEVR; this is encoded by the coding sequence GTGAAATTTGTTACCTTTGCAAAAAAAGATGGCTCAATCCGTGCGGGATGGTTAGCCGATGAAGATCATGTAGTAGATATGAAGGAAGCATCCGGTGGGACACTCCCTGATAATCTAGTGAATTTTCTCGATCATTCTGAAGAATTTATGAAAATAGTGAATCATTTTAATCCAAGTGGGCAAACAGGGATCTACCGGATGAGTGATATTCAATTAAAAGCACCACTCCCCGTCCCTAGAAGTTTTCGGGACTTTTATGCCTTTGAGCAACATGTAAAAACGGCTAGAGAGAACCGAGGTCAAGAAATGATACCGGAGTGGTATGAGATTCCTGTTTTTTATTTTTCCAATCACTTAGCGATTAAAGGGCCGGAAGAAGGCATTGTAAAACCAAAAGAGTGCGAGTGGCTTGATTATGAGCTTGAAATTGCTTGCATTATTGGGAAAGAGGGCAGAGATATCCCTCGGGATAGGGCAGATGAATATATATTCGGTTATTGTATTTTAAATGATTGGAGTGCTAGAGACCTGCAAAGAAAGGAGATGAAGGTCGGACTTGGTCCTGCGAAGGGAAAGGATTTTTCCACCTCTATCGGTCCGTGGATTGTCACCAAGGACGAACTGAAACCATTTAAAGCTGGAAATGGTTTTAATCTCTCCATGCATGCCCGTGTGAATGGTATCCTGCTATCGGAAGGAAATATGAAGGACTTATATTATTCCTTTGCTGAGATGATTGCTAGAGCATCACAGGACGTTACGCTTTATCCAGGTGAAATGATCGGATCTGGAACGGTTGGCACAGGATGTATCCTTGAATTAGGTGAGGAAATTCATCGCTGGCTCGAACCTGGTGATGAAGTAGAATTGGAGATAGAACAAATAGGTGTGTTGAAGAATACGATTATCACTGGAAACGAGGAGGTGAGGTGA
- a CDS encoding aspartate kinase: protein MKVTKFGGSSLASGKQLEKVFQIVISDPERKVVVVSAPGKRFAEDTKVTDLLIECAEQCLENQYPKEMLEAVMERYTAIAEECNLSEEVIQEIYDDLVTRLNSNKHKPDRFIDLLKASGEDNNAKLVAAYFREWGVDATYVNPKEAGLLVSAEPGNAQALPEAYERLYSLHKHPGILIFPGFFGYSEEGEVFTFSRSGSDITGSILANALKAELYENFTDVDAVYSVNPTIVKRPKEIKELTYREMRELSYAGFTVLHDEALVPAFRAGIPVHIKNTNNPAAPGTRIVNERDNTNGPVIGIASDKGFCSIYVSKYLMNREVGFGRKLLAILEDSGLSYEHTPSGIDDVSVILRENQLNEKIEADIINRIKTELHADEVKIEHSLALIMVVGEGMRHNVGTMAKASKALARASVNIEMINQGSSEVSMMFGVKEVDEKRAVQAIYEEFFAAVTV, encoded by the coding sequence ATGAAGGTCACAAAATTTGGCGGTTCCTCTTTAGCATCCGGAAAACAGCTTGAAAAGGTATTTCAGATTGTTATATCTGATCCTGAAAGAAAAGTTGTCGTCGTTTCAGCTCCGGGGAAGAGATTTGCAGAAGATACAAAGGTTACCGATTTATTGATTGAATGTGCAGAGCAATGTTTAGAAAATCAATATCCTAAGGAAATGCTTGAAGCTGTTATGGAAAGATATACAGCGATAGCAGAAGAATGTAATCTTTCCGAAGAGGTGATTCAGGAAATTTACGATGATTTAGTGACCAGGCTTAACAGCAACAAACATAAACCAGATCGGTTTATCGATTTGCTTAAAGCGAGTGGTGAGGATAATAATGCAAAATTAGTGGCAGCTTATTTTCGTGAGTGGGGTGTCGACGCGACCTATGTCAACCCAAAAGAGGCAGGCCTTCTGGTTAGTGCTGAACCGGGAAATGCTCAAGCATTACCGGAAGCATATGAACGCTTATATTCATTGCATAAGCACCCAGGAATATTAATTTTTCCTGGATTCTTTGGCTATAGCGAGGAGGGGGAGGTATTCACATTTTCACGCAGCGGTTCCGATATTACCGGCTCTATCCTGGCTAATGCGCTAAAGGCAGAACTTTATGAAAATTTCACGGATGTGGATGCTGTCTATTCCGTCAATCCAACTATCGTGAAAAGGCCGAAGGAAATTAAAGAATTGACTTATCGTGAAATGCGAGAGCTTTCCTATGCTGGATTTACTGTCCTACATGATGAAGCACTTGTCCCGGCATTTAGAGCAGGAATTCCTGTCCACATTAAGAATACTAACAACCCTGCCGCACCGGGAACAAGGATTGTTAATGAACGGGATAATACGAATGGTCCTGTTATCGGGATTGCCAGTGACAAAGGGTTTTGCAGCATCTATGTAAGCAAATACTTAATGAATAGGGAAGTTGGCTTTGGACGCAAGCTGTTAGCTATATTGGAAGATAGTGGTCTTTCCTATGAACATACTCCATCGGGAATTGACGATGTGTCTGTTATTTTAAGAGAAAACCAGCTTAATGAGAAAATAGAGGCAGATATCATCAATCGGATTAAGACAGAACTACATGCGGATGAAGTGAAAATCGAACATAGCCTTGCACTCATCATGGTGGTTGGGGAAGGCATGCGTCATAATGTCGGTACGATGGCAAAAGCCTCAAAGGCATTGGCAAGGGCAAGCGTCAATATTGAGATGATTAACCAAGGATCGTCAGAGGTCAGTATGATGTTTGGTGTTAAAGAGGTGGACGAAAAGAGAGCCGTTCAGGCCATCTACGAGGAGTTTTTTGCAGCTGTAACAGTTTAA